In one window of Brassica rapa cultivar Chiifu-401-42 chromosome A07, CAAS_Brap_v3.01, whole genome shotgun sequence DNA:
- the LOC103850143 gene encoding ARF guanine-nucleotide exchange factor GNL1: MEHHPSGSNSFHGGEFKSCHPKPSKVAVASMINSEIGAVLAVMRRNVRWGVRYIGDDDDQLEHSLIHSLKELRKQIFLWQTNWQNVDPKLYIQPFLDVILSDETGAPITGVALSSVYKILTLDVFTLDTVNVGEAMHIIVDAVKSCRFEVTDPASEEVVLMKILQVLLACIKSKAANGLSNQDIFTIINICLRVVHQSTSKSELLQRLARHTMHELVRCIFSQLPYISPLANETELNVGDKVGTVDWDQKSGESKVENGIIDSVSVTLGTDKDPRSSEMVTPETELNNDEKETEVSDDLNVAANGESAMLAPFGIPCMVEIFHFLCTLLNVGESGEVNSRSNPIAFDEDVPLFALGLVNSAIELGGSSFREHPKLLSLIQDELFCNLMQFGMSMSPLVLTTVCSIVLNLYLSFRTELKVQLEAFFSCVLLRIAQSKHGSSYQQQEVAMEALVDFCRQHNFMAEVFANFDCDITCSNVFEDVSNLLSKSAFPVNGPLSAMHILALDGLISMVQGMAERVGEELPASDVPTHEEGYEAFWTVRCENYGDPNIWVPFVRKSKHIKKRLMVGADHFNNDPKKGLQQLQALHLLPEELDPKSVACFFRYTCGLDKNLIGDFLGNHDQFCVQVLHEFAKTFDFQNMNLDNALRLFVGTFRLPGESQKIQRVLEAFSERYYEQSPQILIDKDAALLLSYSIILLNTDHHNTQVKKKMTEEDFIRNNRCINGGADLPREYLSELYHSICDSEIQMIPDQGTGFQMMTSSRWISVIYKSKETSPYIICDSTSHLDRDMFHIVYGPTIAATSVVFEQAEQEYVLQRCVDGLLAIAKLSAYYHLNRVLDDLVVSLCKFTPFFASLSVDEAVLALGEDARARMATEAVFLIANKYGDYISSGWKSILECVLSLHKLQILPAHIASDAADDPEPSTSNTEQERPLENPVSVVVSQAQPSAAPRKSSSFIGRFSQLLSFDMEETEPLPTEEELAAYKLARGIVKDCHIDSIFSDSKFLQAESLQQLVSSLIKAAAKDEASAVFCLELLIAVTLNNRDRILLIWQTVYEHISGIVQSTTTPCPLVEKAVFGVLKICQRLLPYKENLTDELLKSLQLVLKLDARVADAYCEPITQEVARLVKANASHVRSHVGWRTIISLLSITARHPEASDAGFEALRFIMSEGAHLLPSNYILCLDAARQFAESRVGEIDRSISAIDLMSNSVFCLARWSQEAKKSVGEDEAMMKLSQDIGEMWLRLVNNLKRVCLDQRDQVRNHAILMLQRSVAGADGIMLPQPLWFQCFDSAIFPLLDELLAVSVENSRKTFKKTVEETLVVATKLMSKAFLQSLQDISQQPSFCRLWLGVLERMETYMSTKFRGKRSEKVHELIPELLKNTLLVMKTTGVLLPGDDIGSDSFWQLTWLHVKKISPSLQSEVFPQEELDQFQRRNAKPEDTPPAVVVE; the protein is encoded by the exons ATGGAGCATCATCCTTCGGGAAGCAACTCGTTCCATGGAGGAGAGTTCAAGAGTTGTCACCCCAAACCGTCTAAGGTCGCTGTGGCGTCCATGATCAATTCCGAGATTGGCGCAGTTTTGGCTGTGATGAGGAGGAATGTACGGTGGGGTGTTCGCTACAttggagatgatgatgatcagtTGGAGCATTCTCTTATCCATTCTTTGAAAGAATTGCGTAAACAGATATTTTTGTGGCAAACCAATTGGCAAAACGTTGACCCAAAGCTGTACATACAGCCGTTTCTGGACGTTATACTATCTGATGAAACTGGGGCTCCCATCACTGGCGTTGCTTTGTCCTCTGTCTACAAGATCTTAACCCTTGACGTCTTTACACTTGATACCGTGAATGTGGGAGAGGCGATGCATATCATAGTTGATGCTGTGAAAAGCTGTCGTTTCGAGGTAACTGATCCTGCCTCTGAGGAAGTGGTTCTGATGAAGATACTTCAAGTTCTTCTGGCTTGTATAAAGAGTAAGGCAGCTAATGGGTTGAGTAATCAAGATATTTTCACCATCATCAACATTTGCTTGCGTGTTGTTCATCAATCAACCTCCAAAAGTGAATTGTTGCAGCGTCTAGCGCGACACACTATGCATGAGTTGGTTAGGTGTATCTTCTCTCAGCTTCCTTATATCAGCCCGCTAGCTAATGAAACCGAATTAAATGTCGGTGATAAG GTGGGAACAGTGGACTGGGATCAGAAATCTGGAGAAAGCAAAGTTGAAAATGGAATTATTGATAGCGTATCTGTTACTCTCGGCACTGACAAAGATCCTCGAAGTTCTGAGATGGTTACTCCAGAAACAGAGCTTAATAATGATGAAAAGGAAACTGAGGTCAGCGATGACTTGAATGTTGCTGCGAATGGTGAAAGTGCAATGTTGGCACCTTTTGGCATTCCATGCATGGTAGAGATTTTTCATTTCTTGTGTACTCTGTTGAATGTTGGAGAAAGCGGTGAAGTCAATTCTAGGTCCAACCCTATAGCATTTGATGAAGACGTTCCTCTTTTCGCGCTGGGTTTAGTTAATTCCGCTATAGAACTTGGAGGCTCTTCTTTCCGTGAGCACCCAAAGTTGCTGAGTTTGATTCAGGATGAGTTATTCTGTAACTTGATGCAGTTTGGTATGTCAATGAGCCCTCTGGTTCTTACTACAGTTTGCAGCATCGTCCTTAATCTCTACCTGAGTTTCCGTACTGAGCTTAAGGTGCAGCTTGAAGCTTTCTTCTCATGTGTACTTCTGAGAATTGCACAGAGCAAACATGGCTCTTCTTACCAGCAACAGGAGGTTGCTATGGAAGCTCTGGTTGATTTTTGCAGACAACATAATTTCATGGCTGAAGTGTTTGCGAATTTTGATTGTGATATAACCTGCAGTAATGTGTTCGAAGATGTTTCAAACTTGCTATCGAAGAGTGCATTCCCAGTGAATGGGCCTTTATCAGCTATGCATATACTTGCGTTGGATGGGTTAATTTCCATGGTTCAGGGAATGGCTGAAAGGGTTGGTGAGGAATTGCCGGCGTCAGATGTTCCTACACACGAAGAAGGATATGAAGCATTTTGGACAGTGAGATGTGAGAACTACGGAGATCCTAACATATGGGTTCCCTTTGTCCGTAAGTCAAAGCACATCAAGAAAAGGCTGATGGTTGGGGCTGATCATTTTAACAATGATCCTAAAAAGGGTCTGCAACAACTCCAAGCGTTGCACTTGCTGCCGGAGGAACTTGATCCAAAGAGTGTTGCGTGCTTCTTCAGGTATACATGTGGGTTAGATAAGAATCTTATAGGAGATTTCCTGGGAAATCATGACCAGTTCTGTGTTCAGGTGCTTCATGAGTTTGCCAAGACGTTCGACTTCCAGAACATGAATCTTGATAATGCCCTGCGTCTCTTTGTGGGTACATTTAGATTGCCTGGCGAGTCGCAGAAGATACAGAGGGTGCTTGAGGCGTTTTCTGAGAGATACTATGAGCAGTCACCACAGATACTGATTGATAAAGATGCTGCCCTCTTGTTATCTTACTCGATTATCTTGCTGAACACAGATCACCACAACACGCAAGTTAAGAAAAAGATGACTGAAGAAGATTTCATCCGTAACAACAGGTGCATAAACGGAGGCGCAGATCTTCCTAGGGAGTACCTATCTGAGCTGTATCATTCAATCTGCGACAGTGAGATTCAGATGATCCCAGATCAGGGAACCGGTTTCCAAATGATGACATCCAGTCGGTGGATTAGTGTGATTTACAAGTCCAAAGAAACCAGTCCCTATATCATATGTGACAGCACATCGCATCTGGACCGTGACATGTTTCATATCGTGTATGGTCCAACTATTGCAGCTACATCAGTGGTTTTTGAGCAAGCAGAGCAAGAATATGTTTTACAGAGATGTGTTGATGGGTTATTGGCCATTGCAAAACTTTCAGCGTACTATCATTTGAATAGGGTATTGGATGATCTGGTTGTGTCTCTCTGCAAATTCACGCCATTCTTCGCTTCATTATCTGTTGATGAAGCTGTTCTTGCTCTAGGAGAAGATGCCAGAGCTAGAATGGCTACTGAAGCTGTTTTCTTGATTGCAAACAAATATGGTGATTATATCAGCTCGGGCTGGAAAAGCATCCTGGAATGTGTCTTGAGCCTCCACAAACTCCAGATCTTACCAGCTCATATAGCTAGTGATGCAGCGGATGACCCGGAGCCATCAACTAGTAACACAGAGCAAGAAAGACCTTTAGAAAATCCCGTGTCAGTAGTAGTATCACAGGCACAACCCTCAGCAGCGCCTAGAAAATCCTCTAGCTTTATTGGTCGGTTTAGCCAGCTTTTGTCTTTTGACATGGAAGAGACAGAACCATTACCAACTGAGGAAGAACTGGCAGCTTATAAACTCGCTCGTGGGATAGTGAAAGATTGTCACATTGATAGCATATTCTCAGACAGCAAGTTTCTCCAAGCTGAGTCTCTGCAGCAGCTTGTTAGCTCTCTCATAAAAGCAGCCGCGAAAGATGAAGCTAGTGCGGTCTTTTGCCTTGAGCTTCTGATTGCAGTAACTCTGAACAACCGAGACAGAATCCTACTGATCTGGCAAACTGTTTATGAGCACATCTCGGGTATTGTTCAGTCAACGACAACACCTTGTCCGCTTGTTGAAAAGGCTGTTTTCGGTGTCTTGAAGATTTGTCAGAGATTATTGCCTTACAAGGAGAACCTAACAGACGAACTTCTGAAGTCACTCCAACTTGTTCTCAAGCTTGATGCAAGAGTGGCTGATGCGTACTGCGAACCCATTACTCAAGAAGTTGCTCGTCTTGTAAAAGCGAATGCATCTCACGTAAGATCTCATGTTGGTTGGCGAACAATCATATCTCTGTTATCAATCACAGCTCGGCATCCAGAAGCTTCTGATGCTGGATTCGAAGCTCTCCGGTTTATAATGTCAGAAGGAGCTCACTTACTACCATCAAACTACATTCTCTGTTTAGATGCAGCTAGACAGTTTGCTGAATCCCGAGTCGGCGAAATCGATAGGTCTATATCAGCCATCGACTTAATGTCAAACTCTGTGTTCTGTCTTGCGAGGTGGTCTCAAGAGGCGAAAAAATCGGTGGGAGAAGATGAAGCTATGATGAAACTAAGCCAAGATATTGGAGAAATGTGGCTCAGGCTTGTGAACAACCTCAAAAGAGTTTGTCTTGATCAGCGCGACCAAGTGAGAAACCACGCCATCTTGATGCTGCAGAGATCTGTAGCCGGTGCAGACGGGATCATGTTACCGCAACCTCTATGGTTCCAGTGCTTCGACTCCGCAATCTTCCCATTGCTAGACGAATTGCTCGCTGTTTCAGTCGAGAATTCAAGAAAGACATTCAAGAAAACGGTTGAAGAAACGCTTGTGGTCGCCACAAAGCTCATGTCAAAGGCTTTTCTTCAATCTCTCCAAGACATCTCGCAGCAACCATCGTTCTGCAGACTCTGGCTTGGTGTATTGGAGCGTATGGAGACTTACATGTCGACCAAGTTCAGAGGAAAACGAAGCGAGAAAGTCCATGAACTCATACCGGAACTGCTGAAGAACACGTTGCTGGTGATGAAGACAACGGGTGTTCTATTACCAGGTGATGATATCGGAAGTGATAGTTTCTGGCAACTTACTTGGCTTCATGTTAAGAAGATATCTCCTTCTTTGCAATCTGAAGTGTTCCCTCAGGAAGAGCTCGATCAGTTTCAGAGACGAAACGCAAAGCCTGAAGATACTCCACCTGCGGTGGTGGTGGAGTAG